A portion of the Bactrocera neohumeralis isolate Rockhampton chromosome 2, APGP_CSIRO_Bneo_wtdbg2-racon-allhic-juicebox.fasta_v2, whole genome shotgun sequence genome contains these proteins:
- the LOC126753090 gene encoding sex determination protein fruitless isoform X4: MLAMSQGFFDNPYAQIRAPTTAMRPPRGDSPLNSTSALDLQTSSRAQVPPPPPPPPRYHTDQGAMDQQFCLRWNNHPTNLTGVLTSLLQREALCDVTLACDGETVKAHQTILSACSPYFETIFLQNRHPHPIIYLKDVRYSEMRSLLDFMYKGEVNVGQSSLPMFLKTAESLQVRGLTDNNNLNYRTEHRDSPISSPTGRTPYSSGGLGGGGSGGSECEPRERDQQLRGRATERDMRDEMHSHRSSSSLSERNAAAAAAAAAATANVSSVSASLQSAAAALGLGERSPITAAAMAAAVAAAATRSASADPLSGSTNTACSGGSISGAGGILNSRISDANSERSVSGGGGAGNGGSSGDRSSSIGRERADSRDELMQLDYSNKDNRDRDREMSTTPVEHIGSNKRRRKNSSNCDNSLTSTHNANVQDRHYTQDSQASSRSNFKSSPVPKTGSTSESEDAIITGVGERRDSPLSVSQLSISGGGLGGVGSGSVSAIPSSIGLSHALSIKQELIEAQQQQQQLQQQQRETHVPLPTEYLPAKRTTRSEQSPECRRRATSLLSTAQASTQAAQQEYVRQQFELLQQREEQETQQNLLLQQAVQAQLKTMQQQQQLREKQERTHKHQNKTNWYATQAQTQLTASNQPAQRLAADLELAQTTATATATIQRLLQQQQQFLLNATDNFQRPLTPADPKAAKYATYDNTPPGKQYGAGGVTAVHASGSGTNTTTSGGSLRKSGRFRSNWLFQFDWLQYDEIANTMFCKFCRKWSNDIPDIRTSFVEGNSNFRLEIVNHHNKCKSHRLCYERELLEVDKLQPHVKESAPVAPSGGSAQSGVVGAGAGVGGGGMRSMSVDGELGAILRETMHKRKGAPEVITINVGEDSV; this comes from the exons ATACCACACTGACCAAGGAGCTATGGACCAGCAATTCTGTCTACGCTGGAACAATCACCCGACGAACTTAACTGGCGTGCTAACCTCGTTGCTGCAGAGGGAGGCACTATGTGATGTGACGCTGGCATGCGACGGTGAAACAGTCAAG GCGCATCAAACGATTCTATCAGCATGCAGCCCATATTTCGAGACAATTTTCCTGCAAAACCGCCATCCACATCCCATCATCTATTTAAAAGATGTCAGATACTCAGAAATGCGCTCCCTGCTCGACTTCATGTACAAAGGCGAAGTCAATGTCGGTCAGAGTTCGCTGCCGATGTTCCTCAAAACAGCCGAGAGTCTACAG GTTCGTGGTCTAACGGACAACAACAACCTCAACTATCGCACGGAACACCGCGATTCGCCCATATCCTCGCCCACCGGCCGTACACCGTACAGTAGTGGCGGTCTCGGTGGTGGCGGCAGCGGCGGTAGCGAATGTGAGCCACGCGAACGCGATCAACAGTTACGTGGCCGTGCCACCGAACGCGATATGCGCGACGAAATGCATTCACatcgcagcagcagcagtttaAGCGAACGCAATGCCGCCGccgctgcagcagcagcagctgccaCCGCTAATGTGAGCAGTGTGAGTGCCAGTCTACAATCCGCTGCAGCAGCTTTGGGTTTGGGAGAACGTTCGCCAATCACAGCAGCCGCAATGGCGGCCGCAGTAGCGGCTGCGGCCACGCGCAGTGCCAGCGCAGATCCGCTCAGCGGTTCGACGAATACAGCCTGTTCTGGCGGCAGTATCAGCGGTGCTGGTGGCATATTAAACAGTCGCATCAGCGATGCGAATAGTGAGCGTAGTGTTAGCGGTGGCGGTGGTGCCGGCAATGGGGGCAGCAGTGGTGATCGCAGCAGCAGCATTGGACGCGAACGCGCCGATAGTCGTGATGAACTCATGCAGCTAGACTATAGTAACAAGGATAACAGAGATCGTGATAGAGAGATGTCCACCACGCCGGTGGAGCATATAGGTAGTAATAAGCGAAGACGTAAGAACTCATCCAACTGTGATAATTCGTTGACCTCGACGCATAACGCAAATGTACAGGACAGGCACTACACTCAGGATTCTCAG GCATCCTCGCGCAGCAATTTCAAATCGAGTCCCGTGCCAAAAACTGGCAGCACGTCTGAATCGGAGGATGCCATCATCACAGGTGTTGGCGAACGACGCGATTCACCACTCTCCGTCAGTCAATTGAGTATCAGTGGTGGCGGTCTAGGTGGCGTGGGTAGCGGTAGTGTTAGTGCGATTCCCAGTAGTATTGGTCTCAGTCATGCGCTTAGTATTAAACAAGAATTAATtgaagcacaacaacaacagcaacagctgcaacaacaacaacgtgagACTCATGTACCTTTGCCAACCGAATACTTACCG GCGAAACGCACGACTAGAAGCGAGCAGTCACCGGAGTGTCGGCGTCGTGCAACGTCGTTGCTATCAACAGCGCAAGCGTCAACACAGGCGGCGCAGCAGGAGTATGTGCGTCAACAGTTTGAATTGCTGCAGCAGCGCGAAGAACAAGAAACACAGCAGAATCTTTTGCTACAGCAGGCAGTGCAGGCACAGCTAAAGACtatgcagcagcaacagcaactgcGCGAAAAGCAGGAACGAACCCACAAAcaccaaaacaaaacaaattggtACGCGACGCAAGCGCAAACGCAACTCACCGCCAGCAATCAGCCCGCGCAGCGTCTGGCCGCCGATCTCGAGCTCGCGCAGACCACCGCCACTGCGACAGCGACCATACAACGGCtactgcagcagcaacaacaatttctgCTCAACGCCACAGACAACTTTCAGCGACCGCTGACACCTGCCGACCCAAAAGCTGCCAAGTATGCGACCTACGATAACACGCCACCCGGCAAGCAATACGGCGCTGGAGGCGTCACCGCCGTGCATGCGAGCGGCAGCGGCACGAACACGACCACGAGCGGTGGTAGTTTGCGCAAAAGTGGGCGCTTCCGCTCCAATTGGCTGTTTCAATTCGATTGGCTGCAATACGATGAGATCGCCAATACAATGTTTTGCAAATTCTGCCGCAAATGGTCGAACGACATACCGGATATACGCACCTCCTTTGTGGAGGGCAATTCAAACTTCCGCCTGGAGATTGTCAATCATCACAATAAATGTAAATCGCATCGTTTGTGCTACGAACGCGAGTTGCTGGAGGTCGACAAATTGCAGCCGCACGTTAAGGAGAGCGCGCCGGTTGCGCCGAGCGGCGGTAGTGCTCAGAGTGGTGTTGTTGGTGCTGGTGCtggtgttggtggtggtggtatGCGCAGTATGTCGGTGGATGGTGAATTGGGCGCTATTTTGCGCGAGACTATGCACAAGCGCAAGGGTGCGCCGGAAGTGATCACGATAAATGTGGGCGAGGATAGCGTGTGA